The following are encoded together in the Oncorhynchus nerka isolate Pitt River linkage group LG23, Oner_Uvic_2.0, whole genome shotgun sequence genome:
- the LOC115127376 gene encoding calcineurin subunit B type 1-like isoform X1, whose product MGNEASYPLEMCSHFDADEIKRLGKRFKKLDLDNSGSLSVEEFMSLPELQQNPLVQRVIDIFDTDGNGEVDFKEFIEGVSQFSVKGDKESKLRFAFRIYDMDKDGYISNGELFQVLKMMVGNNLKDTQLQQIVDKTIINADKDGDGRISFEEFCLVVGGLDIHKKMVVDV is encoded by the exons tcGATGCTGATGAGATTAAGCGTCTGGGAAAGAGGTTTAAGAAACTGGACCTTGATAACTCTGGGTCCCTTAGCGTGGAGGAGTTCATGTCCCTCCCTGAACTCCAGCAGAACCCGCTGGTCCAGAGGGTCATCGACATCTTCGACACCGATGGAAACGGAGAGGTGGACTTCAAGG AATTCATTGAGGGAGTCTCACAATTCAGTGTCAAGGGGGACAAGGAGTCAAAACTTCGGT TTGCCTTCCGGATCTACGACATGGACAAGGATGGCTACATCTCCAACGGAGAGCTCTTCCAGGTGCTGAAGATGATGGTAGGAAACAACCTGAAGGACACCCAGCTGCAGCAGATCGTGGACAAGACCATCATCAACGCAGACAAGGACGGAGACGGCAGGATATCCTTCGAAGAGTTCTGTTTA gTGGTGGGTGGCCTTGACATACACAAAAAGATGGTGGTAGACGTGTGA